From the genome of Papaver somniferum cultivar HN1 chromosome 2, ASM357369v1, whole genome shotgun sequence, one region includes:
- the LOC113352847 gene encoding antimicrobial peptide 1-like: MASGKNSLYVLFMALVLMAVVSELASASSLRVYRLQGCSGETQTYSRCGCTNLLYMGGYQFTYTGQTARMYNTGNCLGSGVFTLTGNARMCSPIGWRSINIQC, translated from the coding sequence ATGGCATCCGGTAAGAACTCACTCTATGTTCTATTCATGGCTTTGGTCCTCATGGCTGTAGTAAGTGAATTGGCAAGTGCAAGTTCGCTAAGAGTGTACCGTTTACAAGGTTGCAGTGGCGAAACTCAAACGTATAGTAGATGTGGATgcacaaaccttttgtatatggGTGGTTATCAATTTACTTACACTGGTCAAACTGCTAGGATGTATAACACAGGGAATTGTCTAGGTTCAGGCGTTTTTACTCTCACCGGCAATGCCCGTATGTGCAGCCCCATCGGATGGAGGAGTATTAACATCCAATGTTAA